In a single window of the Anguilla rostrata isolate EN2019 chromosome 4, ASM1855537v3, whole genome shotgun sequence genome:
- the LOC135252503 gene encoding neurturin isoform X2, which yields MSSAGAQCHLKNWKVMLWVVASLLALADGVLLGGARRVEPSPVTARVPDKVGWHPADIPEVEELGEGREIRSAWVGLFGNPSLSEEVDEHPSRWARSPNRSTSPKTSRKNRKPKGSRDCRIERTMISVRDLGLGYDSDEVILFKYCVGTCEDSRKNYDLALKALVKKGNISAKRLSARPCCRPTRYDTVSFMNANTAWETIDLLSAANCSCVG from the exons ATGTCATCAGCTGGTGCCCAGTGTCACCTGAAAAACTGGAAG GTGATGCTGTGGGTGGTGGCCTCTCTCCTGGCGCTGGCAGATGGTGTTCTCCTCGGGGGGGCCAGAAGGGTGGAGCCCAGCCCAGTGACTGCGCGAGTCCCAGATAAGGTGGGCTGGCACCCTGCTGACATCCCTGAAGTGGAGGAACTGGGTGAGGGAAGAGAAATCCGCTCTGCGTGGGTTGGCCTTTTTG GGAATCCGTCTCTATCAGAGGAAGTGGATGAGCATCCAAGCCGGTGGGCACGTTCCCCGAACAGATCCACCTCTCCCAAAACCTCgaggaaaaacagaaagccCAAAGGTAGCCGGGACTGCCGGATAGAGAGGACGATGATCAGCGTTCGAGACCTGGGGCTGGGCTATGACTCGGACGAGGTCATCCTCTTCAAGTACTGCGTGGGCACCTGCGAGGACTCCCGCAAGAACTATGACCTGGCCCTCAAAGCCCTGGTCAAGAAGGGGAACATCTCAGCCAAGAGGCTGAGCGCCCGGCCCTGCTGCCGGCCCACCCGCTACGACACCGTGTCCTTCATGAACGCCAACACCGCCTGGGAGACCATCGACCTGCTCTCGGCCGCCAACTGCAGCTGCGTGGGCTGA